Below is a genomic region from Granulicella sp. L56.
TGCAGGCGTCGTTCCGATGGTCTCCGCAAAGGTGACGTCGTTGAGCTCACCGTTGAGGAAGCGCACGAGGGTGGTTCCGGTCGCCCCGGCGAGCGAGAAGTTCTGGCCATCGATGTTGAAGGTCACGTCGAGCAGGCCGCCGTTGGCCTGGGTATAGTCCACCTGTCCGGTTGAGGGCACGGCGCTGTTGAGCGTGATCGTTCCTGTACCGCCATAGAGTGAACCGGCGCCGGGCGTGAGGGTCAGATCGTAGGTGATAGGCGAGGCGTGCAGCGTGGCCGGCACAACCAGGGTAAGAACGGCAGCACAGAGGGTAAGGAAAGTGGCCTTGAGGATGGTTGCTTTACGGGTCCGGAGAGTTCCAGGCAGAGAGAGCATTGAGAGTCCTTCAAAAAGAGATAGGTACAAATCGTTGTCAACGATCAGTGAGTAAGCATTTGGGTCGCCAAACTTTGATGGAGCGCAGTTTGAAGAAATTCCCCATAAATACCGCTTTCTTTTATTTGAACGGTTCTCCATGCGCACATGTTTTCCCAGGTGTGCACTTTTTTGCTCACTTTTTATCCCTGACAATTCCTTTGCGCGGGGATGATGCCCAAAACCAGCACATTTGTCTCGAGGCATCTGGAATTTATTGCTCCTTCGATAATTAGTTCGAATAAAGATCGAAATAGTGGCCAGACCACTTATAAGTTATGTACACTTCGCTGGCTGAGAGACTCGATGATTTTCCGCGAGTCTATTTTCTGGCTGGAAACGGTATGACCACATCGAGGAGATTACGCATGGCATCGCAGGACACTAACCGCAGAATTTTTTTGAAGATAGGCAGCTCGGCGCTGGCGGCTACGGCCGTCTCATGGAATGCGACCAGCTACGCGAGCATCGTGGGCGCGAATGACCGGGTAAAGGTCGGCATCGTGGGCTGCGGCGACCGAATGAAGGGCGCCCTGATTCCTGCGTTTCAGGAAAATGCGAAGGACAAGAACTTCGAGATCGTTGCGGTGTCCGATATCTGGAACCGGCGTCGGGAGGAGGGCGCTGCCTATATTCAGAAGCTGAGCGGCAACCAGATCGCGTCGGTGCGGAACAACGACGAGCTTTATGCGCGCAAGGACATCGATGCCGTTCTGGTGGCGACGGCTGACTTTCAACATGCGCGGCATGGTACAGAGGCTGTGAACGCAGGGCGTGATGCCTATGTCGAGAAGCCGACGGCTCACACGATGGAAGATGCTCGGCTGTTTCGGGCAGCCGTGCATAAGACGGGCAAGATTGTGCAGGTGGGCACGCAGCGGCGCAGCACTCCCAGCTATATGAAGGCGGCGGAGTACATCAAGTCGGGCAAGTTCGGCGACATCGTGATGGTGGAGATGACGTGGAACGTGAACCAGCCGGGACGGTGGCGCAGGCCGGACGTTGTGCCTCTTCTGAAGGAGCAGGACACGGACTGGAAGCGCTATCTGATGAACCGCCCTTATGAGCCGTTCGATGCGCGGAAGTATCTTGAGTTCCGTCTGTTCTGGCCGTACTCCTCGGGGATTCCCGACCAGTGGCTGGTGCACCAGATCGATACCGTGCACTGGTTCAGCGGATTGCCGCACCCGCGCAGCGTTGTGGCCAATGGCGGCATTTATCTATGGAAGGACGGCCGCAAGAACTGGGACACGATGACGGCAGTCTTCGACTATGGCCCGCTCGACGATCTGACCAAGGGATTTCAGGTGCAGTACACCTCACGCTTTACCAACTCGGCTGGCGGAGTGAAGGAGCTCTACTATTCGAACGGCGGCATGCTGGATATGTCGAAACAGACGGTGACTCCGACGGGCGGCCTGACAGCGAAGTCGGCAGAGGAGATGAAGATGCAGGCCAACCTTCTGCCCAGCTTTCCGCTGGTAGAGAAGGCAGAGGCGATGGAGACAGGCCTTGGCACGCATGTCGATGCCGAGACCTCAGCGAACATGCGCAACTGGATGGAGTGCGTGCGGTCGCGCAAGACGCCGAATGCGGACATCGAGGCCGGATATAGCCACTCGATCGCGCTGTGCATGAATATTGCCGCCATCCAGACGGGGGAGAAGGTGACCTTCGACGACAAGACGCAGCAGGTGATGGCGGGAGGAAAGGTCCATGCATAAGCTGGTCTTGTGCGGCGTGATGGCTATGGTTGGATTGGGAAGCTCGGCCCAGGTTTTTGCCAGGGATGCAGGGCACGGCGTTAAGGTCACGAAGAACCAGGCCGGGCGGCGCGTCGATGTCACCATCGATGGCAAGCCGTTCACCTCGTACGTGTGGCCGACGACGCTGAAGAAGCCGGTGCTGTTTCCGCTGATCGCGGCGGATGGCGTGACGGTGACGCGCGGATATCCGCTCGATCCGCGGGCGGGAGAGCGCGTGGACCATCCGCACCATGCGGGTTTGTGGTTCAACTATGGCAATGTGAATGGCTTCGACTTCTGGAACAACTCCGACGCGATCAAGCCGGAGAACCGCGAGAAGATGGGCAGCATTTACCAGGAGAAGATCGTGTCTGCGAAGAGCGGACGCGATCGCGGCGAGCTGACGGTCGATTCGGTCTGGGTTACGGGCAAGGACCAGAAGATCATCAACGAGACGACGCGCTATGTGTTTTCGCAGCATGACGATGAGCGGGTGATCGATTTCATCACCACGCTTCATGCGCTGGACAAGGTGGTCTTCAACGACGACAAGGAAGGCGTGCTCGGAATCCGGGTCGCGCATTTTCTGGAGTCGGCAACGGAGAAGGGCGGAATCTTTTCCGATGCCAATGGACGTCCGACGAAGGTTGATGCAGGAGATACTGCTGGTGCGACCGGAGTCTATCTAACCAGTGAAGGCAAGAAGGGCGATGCCGTCTGGTCGACGCGTGGGCGCTGGTGTGAGTTGACTGGCACAAACGCGGATGGAAAGACGGAGACGGTTGCGATTATCGATAACCCGACGAACCCGGGCTATCCGACTTACTGGCATGCTCGCGGATATGGATTGTTTGCGGCGAACCCGCTGGGGAGGAAGATCTTCGATCCGACTCAGTCGGCGTTTGATTTCACCATCGACAAAGGGCAGAGCGCGACTTTCAAGTATCGGGTGATTCTGTTCTCTCATGCTGCTTCGGCGGAAGAGATGAACCAAGCTGCGGATCGGTTTGCTGCGGAGTACAAGTAACTCGGTAAGGCACTTGTAAGACTAATTACATTGCAAAGTAGAAAGTAACTTCCCTTAGTTATGCAAACTACTGCATAACTAAGGGATTATTTTTTTATTCTTTGATGAAATAATCAATCTTACAAATCTCTCCCATGGATTGTGGCGTACCGAGTAGGTACGACTAGATCATCCCAGGAGAATTATGAAAAAATATAGTGTACTCATCTGTGGCCTCGCATTAGCAGCGATGGCATCCACTCCCATGTTTGCCGATACGTTCAATTTCAGCTTTGCAGGGAATAGCAGTGTCAGCGGTATTCCCGGGACACCTTTCTCGGGAGTTGGGCAATTCGACGCGCAAGCTACGAGTACATCCGGTGAATTTCTGATCACTGGAGTTACTGGAACTACGGATGGCCAGGTAATTTCCGGCGTCCTGTCGCCGGGCAGCTATGGATTCAATGACAATTTGCTGTTCTTCGCAAATGGAGACAGCTCTGCTTCGCTGGACAATGCAGGTGTTTCCTATCAACTTTCCAACGGCGTCGATGTAAACCTATTTTTGGGGGTTCCGTCGCAATATCAGCAAACATTGTTTGGTTTCGCGAATGGCTTGGTGGTCGAGGCGCAGACGTCTCCGATCAGCATCACGCCTGCGGCAGTTTCAACTGTCCCTGAGCCGAGCTCGATTGCGCTATTGGGAACGGGCATCCTCGGATTGGCAGGAATGGTTCGGCGACGAATCGCTGTCTAGTTGCAGTTGTGCAAATTAGAAGAGCCGCCTCGATATCGAAGCGGCTCTTTATTGTTAATGTCTCGGCTGAGTTCGTAAAGTGTAATCAGCCAGGAGACAGTGACCTTACTATTTCTTCTTGCTCGTCTTGGTGGATTTTTTCTTGCCTGTCTTTCGCGATGGGGTTGTCGTATCGCGGTCGCCTACCATGTGCAGACGCATGAAGTTGGTTGCGCCGGACTTGGTGCGGGTTCCGGCGACGATGCCTACGATCTGGCGAGGCTGAACGTGGCCACCTTTTTCGAGGACCTCTTCTGCCATGTTGACGAGCTTGTCGGTGTCGCGGAAGCGGTCGCAGAGGATCGGGTAGGTGCCCCAGAGCAGCATGGAGCGATTGATGACCTTCTCGAAGGGCGAGAGAGCAAAGATGGGCGGCTCGGGGTGGTACTTCGAGAGCAGGCGCGCGGTCATGCCGGTCTCGGTGAAGATGGCGATGGCGGCTACGTCGAGATCGTCCGCCGCGTGCGACATACACTCGCAGATGGTCTCAGCAATGGAGAGGCGGACGCTGTGCGAGCGGCCGAGAGCGGGACGAGGATCGAGGCGGATCTGGTGCTCGGTCTCGGTGACGATCTTGGCCATCATGGCGACAGACTCGACGGGATACTTGCCGGCGGCGCTTTCGGCTGAGAGCATGACGGCGTCGGTGCCGTCGTAGATGGCGTTGGCTACGTCAGAGGCCTCGGCGCGGGTGGGACGCGGGTTGTCGATCATCGATTCGAGCATCTGCGTCGCCGTGATGACGGGCTTCCGATACTCGGCGGCGCGGCGGATGATGTGCTTCTGAATGGCCGGGACTTTTTCGGGGGGAACTTCGACGCCGAGATCGCCGCGAGCGACCATGATGGCGTCGGTTACTTCGAGGATGCTGTCGAGGTGCTCGATAGCCTGCGGCTTTTCGAGCTTGGCGATGATCCAGGCGTCGGACTTGAGCGCAGCGAGGCGGTTCTTGACGTGACGAACATCGTCAGCGGTGCGAACGAAGGAGACGGCCACCGTGTCCACCCCTTGCGCGACGGCGAAGATGAGGTCTTCTTCGTCCTTTTCGGTGAGCGAAGGAACCTTGACGGGGATGCCGGGGAGGTTGATGCCCTTGTTCTCGCCGAGGGTGCCGCCGTTGATGATCTCGCAGACTACGTCTAAGCCTTTGACCTGCTCGACGCGCAGCTCGATGAGGCCGTCGGAGAGGAGGATGCGGGAGCCGGGTTCGAGGTTTTCGGCGAGCGTCTTGAAGGTCGTGCCGACGAGGGCGGCGGTGCCTTCGATCTCGCGCGGGGTGATGGTGAGGCGCTTGCCCGCAATGAGCTGGACGGCCTTGTGGCCCTTGAGCTTGCCGGTGCGGATCTTCGGCCCCTGCAGGTCGGCGAGGATGCAGATAGGCTTGCCCTCTTCGCGGGCGACCTTGCGGACCATCTTGATCAGCTCGGCCTTCTGGGCGTGGCTGCCGTGGGAGAAGTTGAGGCGGGCGACGTCGAGTCCGGCCCGGACGAGCTTGCGGAAGACTTCGGGAGTGCTGGAGGCAGGCCCGAGGGTAGCGACGATCTTGGCACGGCGGAGGCGCTCGGTTCCGATAAATGAGGGGTCGTTCGGGAGGGGATTTGGAGAAGTCGTCATGAAATCGTTTGCCGCATTCTTTCTACCCCGCGGTGAACCGCAAGGTATGACCAGTGAGTTTTGCTACCGAGGGCAATTTTACCCGGTGGGAGGGGTCTGTGCGCTTGAAAGGGTTGAATGAGTTGGAACAGAGGGGAAAAAATGTGTGTTGCACTGCGCGTTGAACTCCGCTCCGCAGAGAACGCTGAGCGAGATGATATAGAGCCAGAAGAGCAATGCGATGCCCGCGCCGAGCGAACCGTAGACCTGGGAGTAGTTGGCGAAACGGGTGACATACCAGCCGAAGGCCAGCGTGGTGAGGAACCACATGGCGGTGGCTAGGACCGCTCCGGGGATGGTGCGTTTCCAGGACTGCCGCATGGGCGTTCCCATGTGATAGATGAGAGCGATGATGCCGATGCTGCTCGCGAAGGCAATCACCCAGCGGATGATAAGGGCCATGACATAAACCGGGGTGCGGATGGAAGGCATGATGTGCATCGCCATCCATGTGGCGACGATGAAGTGACCGAAGACGATGAGCAGGCTGGCGATCGCAAGAGGAATCAGCGAAAGAGGGACCAGCGCGAAGGCGCGGATGCGGCGCTGCCAGAAGGTCCAGCAGTCGTCGGGAAGATTGTGGGCGCGGCGAAAGCCTTCCATGAAGGTGGCGATGACACTGGAGGCCCCGGTGACGCTGACCAAGATGCCGATGATGATTGCCTGGACGGATTTGGGACTGTGATGGGTGGTGGCGAAGTAGCTTTCGAGGATCGGAGTGACGTCAGAGGGCAGGATGCTGTTGAAGAACTGAGCGAGTTGAAAGCGGAGCGGGGCCATATCCGGCAGAAAGCCGATAAAGGCGGCGGCGATGATGAGCGCGGGAAAGAGCGAGATCATCGCGGAATAGGCCGCCGACTGTGCGACGTTGAAGCAGTCGTGCTCCACTACGCTGAGCAGCGTGCGATGGAAGACGGAGGAGATGCGACGAAATCTTCTCAAGATTGGCGCCCGCGCGGTGCAAGGAGAGTAGTTCGCTGAATCAGGCCTTCCACTGGTTGAGGAACGCGGTCACATCACTGGAGCTCATGTTGCGCATGTTCTCGAACTGGCCCGTCTGCTGGGAGTAGAGCAGCTTGCCGTGGGCGTCGATGACGGCGAGCGCCGGAACTCCCTTGTTGATCGGCACACCATATTTTTTGGGGATGTCGAGGTTCAGGTCCATGTGGCCGATGTAGACGTGGACCACGATGAAGTGTTTGGCAAGAAGGTCCGCGTTGGGCTGCTGGCGGAAATAGATGTCGAGGACCTGGCAGTCGGGGCACCAGTCACCGCCGAAGTCGAGGATGACGCGCTTGTGCTCGGCGCGGGCCTTTGTGAGCGCGGCGGCGATGTCGGCGGTGGGGTTCGCGGTCTCGGAGTAGATGTGCTGCTTGACGAAGGGCGTTGTGAGCTGGGCCTGAGCTTGATTGGGCACGGCTGCTGCCATCGAAATGAGGGCGAGCGAGAGCAACACCGTGCGGAGTCTGAAGTTTAAGTTCGAACTCTTCGAGGTCTTTAAGATCATAGGTATATGCCTTCCTTGCTGCCACCGCTGCTGACGAGGGTCACTGTAGATGATGCACGAAAAGGGCGGGAGGACGCAAAGACGCCTCAATCCATCTTGCGCGGGGCCGAGTCTGCACTGCCGGTGTAATAGCCGTCTCGGGTCTGAACGGTCAGGCCTTTGCCCTTCACTGTGAGATCGATCTGGTGGTATCCATCGGAGGCGGTGGCCTGATCAGGCGTATAGCCGAGGCGATACTGGGCGCGAAGTTCTTCGGCTATCTGGTCATAGATCTGCGCCACGGTCTGCTTTTTGCTGACCTCGAAGAGACGGCCGCCGGTCTCATGCGTCATGCGCTCCAGGATTTTTTTGCCGTCAACATGGCTGGTGCTGTTTCCGCCTCCGGGAGTGTTACCGCCACGACCGCCGCCGCCGCTGCCGGGATAGCCTCCCCCCCCAGGGTAACCGCCACCGCCGGGGTAACGGCCACCACCGGGGAAGCCTCCTCCTCCGCGCCCGCCGGGGAAGCCGCTGCGGGAACGATTGTTGTCGGAGGACTCCTCTCCTTTGAAGTAGATCGCGTAGAGGATCGTATCTGCTCGCTGGGCCGCCTCAATCGCGCTGGTCAGATTTTCTTTGCTGCCCCGGTCGACGCCGTCGGAGAGGATGATGAGGGCCTTGCGGCCTTTTTGTTTGCTCGTAAGTTCGTCGGAGGCAAGGAAGGTTGCATCGTAGAGAGTGGTGCCTCCGCGAGTGCGATGCCCGTTGCTGCTGGAGTCGTCGGGGTCATTGCTCGCGTTGGCGTCTGGACTGGAGGTGTCTATCTCTTTGAGGGCCGCCTGAAGTTTTGGCTTGGAGGGAGTAAGGTCCTGTAAAAGCTCGGTCTGGCGGGCAAACTGAATGACAAACGCCTGGTCGGGAGCGCGGTCGGGCGGGGCGGTAAGCATCTGCTCCAGAAAGGTTCCGCTGGCGGTGCGCTCGTCATCGATGACCTTACGCTGGGAAGCGCTGGTATCGACCAGCAGGCCGAGGGTAAGTGGAAGATTCGAATCGAGATCGAAGTAACGGATGGTCTGGGGATGGCCATCGACCTGAAGCGTGAAGTCGGCTTTGGTGAGGTTTTGCACAAGCGCGCCCTTCTTATCGCGGACGACGACAGGAAGATTGACCAGACGGGCATCGACCGATATCGTCGCTGCGGTGGAGTCCGGCGATGGAGCAGACGCTGAAGGCTTTTGTTGCGCAAAAAGAGGCAGGGCGAGAAAAAGGCCACCGAGCAGGCTAAGCCGAGTAAAACATTGAGCAACCATGCGATGTTAGACGTGAACCTCAGAAGGAGGTTTCAAATTGGGACGACACGATTCAAAGCGACTTTTGGGATTAGAGAAAACCCTGATGATGGTCTCAGGAGCTGAACAGCCGCCTTGCCCAAGGTCGGCTATCCGACAGGTAGTGTGCGAAATGGGATTCATCTGGTGGAAAAATGCTGAAATATTGTTTAATTGAAGCAAATTAAACGTTACTCTCGTAACGAGAAGTAACTTTCTCTACAGCTTCTCCTTCATTAGTTTGATGTTCGATTGAGGTTTTACTTGAAGGCTCAGGTTCTCCCGCATTTGCGGGCGTGGAAGATTGGCTTGCTCGCAGTGGCCTTGGGCCTGATGCTGACAGAGTTTTTGCGCTTAAGTAATTGCAACTACTTAGCCACTGTCGTCGGAGTCACGCTTGCGATGGGGGGAACCATGTTTGCCCTGGGGATCCTGTGGCGGGAACATGATCGCGAGATACGGCGAAAGGCAACCGAAGAAGCTCAGTCAAAATTCCTTGCCGCGGCAGAAACCAGCATGGATGCGTTTGTCATCTTTGAAGCTGTGCGTGACCAGACCGGCGCAATCATCGATTTTCGCTTCCAATATGTAAACGCGAACTTTGAACGGATGATGGGAAAGTCGAGATCGCAACTGCTGGGGCAATTACGGTCCACGATAACGTCCGTTCCGCCAAAGAGCGAGCTGTTCGAGCGGCTCTCCGGGGTTGTGACAACTGGCGATCCGATGTGTGAAGATTTCCTGATCGTCGATCCCGAGATCAACGCGACATGGCTCCGGCTTCAGGTCACCAAGCTGGGCGACGGCATCGCGATGACCTGCTGCGACATCAGTGGAATCAAGACAGCGCAGGAACGCTACAAGCACCTGCTGGAGTTCACCGACTCCGTCTTTCAGAATGCACCATTCAGCATCGTCGCGACCGACATGGAGGGAATCATCACCGCGATGAACGTCGCGGCGGAGAAGCTCACCGGTTATAACCGCGAAGAGCTCGTCGGTAAGGCCCCGCTGACCATTTTGCATGACGAGGCGGAGTTACAGGCAAGGAGCGGCGACAGCGATCCAGTGACAGCATCCGATAGCAACAACTTTCGCCTGCTGACCGCGACGGCTGCCGCGGGCGAGTTGGAAGAGCAGGAGTGGACGCTGGTTCGGCGGGATGGCTCGCGAACTCCGATCAGCCTGGCGATGAGGGCAGTTCGGTCAGACGCTGGCGAGGTGACCGGCTTCGTCGGCATCGCAGTCGACATCACGGATCGCCAGCAGATGCTGGACTATGTCACGCACCTCGCGACCCACGATCAATTGACCGGGCTGATGGGGCGGGCACTCCTTCGGGACAAGACGATGGAGGCGGTGGAGCGGGCGCGGCGTTATGGCACCAAGGTCGCCGTCTTCATGCTCGACCTTGACCACTTCAAACGAATCAACGACTCGCTGGGGCATACGTCGGGCGATCAGATTCTGGTGGAGGCAGCCAATCGACTTCGGCGGTCGGTGCGCAGCACGGACATCGTGGCGCGGGCCGGCGGCGATGAGTTTGTCGTCGTGATGCCGGACATCACCAGCGTTGCGGATGTTGATCAGTGCGCGGCCAACCTGGTGCTCAAACTGTCGCCCGAGATCTCCGTCGACGAGCACCTGGTGAAGGTAACGACGAGTGTAGGGGTCTGCATCTATCCCGACTTTGCCTCCGATGTGAAACATCTGTTCAAACGCGCGGATGCCGCGATGTATGCGGCGAAGGACAACGGCCGCAACCAGCACCAGATCTTCAGCGAAGACATGCTGAAGGAGACGACCGACCGGCTGATGATGGAACACGCGCTCCGCCACGCAATTGCGAATGGAGAGATGGAGCTGCACTATCAGCCCCAGGTTTCGTTGACGACAGGGGCCATCACCGGCATGGAGGCGCTGCTGCGATGGACGCACCCGCGGCTGGGCAAGATTTCACCAGCACAGTTCATCCCGCTGGCGGAAGAGACGGGATTGATTGTGCCCATCGGCGAATGGGCCTTTATGCAGTCGTGCTGCGAAGGCAGGGCACTTCAGGTGGAACTGGGGGTGGATTTGACGGTGTCGGTCAATCTGTCGCCACGTCAGTTCCAGCAGAAGAATCTTGTGCAGGTGATTGAACACTGTCTGGCGAAGAGCGGACTAGCTGCTTCTCACCTGGAAATCGAGATCACCGAGGGCATGCTGATGGTCAACTCCCATGACAATCTCGACAAGCTGCAGAAGATCCGGGAGCTCGGCGCGAGAATCTCGATCGACGATTTTGGCACAGGATTTTGCAGCTTCTCGTACCTGCTGCAATACCAGGTAGACCGCCTGAAGATTGATCAGAGCTTTGTAAGGCAGGCAGAGACGGATATCAATGCCGCTTCCGTAGTGCGGACCATTATTGCGATGTCTCATGGGTTGAACATTAAGGTCGTCGCGGAAGGCGTAGAGACGGATGAGCAGTTGCGCTTTCTGCTCCGCAGAAAATGTGATGAGGCGCAAGGCAACTTTCTCGGGCTGCCCGTCGCGGCAAGAGATTTTGCGGCTGCCGCTCGATCGTACGCCGGGAATATGGGCACTCTGCAAAGTCTGGAGACACTATGAAAGGATGTCCCATGCCCTATGTGGAGACGGAACACCCTTCGGGGGCTTCAGGCAGTCTGACTGCGTTTGATCAAATGGTAGATGCCGAGCAGAATGAGCGCGCCGACAAGCGACATCAGGAAGCCTGCGGACTGGTCCGGCTGATAGTGGCCAATGGCGCGGCCAAGCCACGTCCCCAGAAATGCGCCGGCAATACCGATGAGCATGGTGATAAAGATTCCGCCAGGCTCCTTGCCGGGAATGATGAGTTTTGCAAGCGCACCTACAACAAGACCAATAATTGCCGTCCACAGCAGATGAAGCATAGGGATTCCTCCGTAATTTCCCGGGGCCGCCGGGGTGATTTACAAATCGTTCGGAAAGCATACTCCAGCTTCTCGGAGATGGGGGAATTTTGTTTTGCGTTCGGACCGATTGAAGAGAAGTTCCAGTAATCTGCGCGACCAAATTCAAAAAAGCTCGAGGGACTTCCGGCGTGATTGCAGTTATTTTATAGGGCTGAAACGGCCTTTTCTCTCAGGATTGCTAACGATCGAATAGCGGCCTCGCTGCTGTTGCCATTACTTACAGGAGTTGTTGCAACATGAAATTTCCCCACGGTGCAGTTCTATCCCTATTGTTTTTGTTCATTCCTTCGGCCCATGCACAAACGGCTCCCGTTATCCATCTTCCCTCTTCACCTCAGTTCGTGGCCTCGGCTGCTGCTAAGACAAGTTCTAGTACAGAGAGCAACGAAACACAGCCATCTGAACCTCAATCTCTTGCCACATCGACACGCTCCGGTGCAATTCCCACTCGTGCGCCTGGCCGTATCGGCGTCGATGTGCACGCTGGCATCAACGGTATTGGCGCCGATGTGGCGCTGGCAGTCGCATCCCACTTCAATGTGCGGTTGGGAGGGCAATTCTTCGGCTACTCCAGTTCGTTTCAGGAAGAGGGAGCCAATGTGAACGCGACGCTGCGCCTTGGAGGCGGCCGAGCCTCGCTTGACTGGTTTCCCTTTCATAATGGCTTTCATGTCAGCCCCCTGCTCGTCTTTCTGAACCAGACCAGCGTACGGGCTAAAGTGATTGTGCCTTCGGGAGAGACCATCTCGCTAGACGATGGGGATTACGTCAGCAGCCAGGCCGATCCATTGCATGGAAGCGCCTCCATCGGCGTCTGGAAGACCTCGCCTGGATTGATGATCGGCTATGGCAACATCATTCCACGAAGCGGAAAGCACTTCAGTTTTCCGGTTGAGGCTGGCTTCTACTACGTCGGGCAGCCGACGCTGAAAGTTGACTTCAGCGGAAGCGCTTGCGATCCAACGGAGCCGCAACCGCTCGGCTGCCAGCCAGTGCAACAGGATGCCGGGTTTCAGCACGACCTTGCAGCATTTATACGGCGCAACAATAACAACCTGAGCTACGCCTCGTTTTTGCCCGTTGTCTCTTTCGGCGTTGGTTATAGCTTTTGATCTGCACAGAGATGCCACGGAGTGGGGCTTGAGGGCTGTGACATTCGTCAGCCCTCAGGCTGCATTTCCGAATGCACCGGCAGAACGATTTCGATGCTCAAACCACCGCCTGCCTCGTTCATCGCGCGAATCCTGCCTCCATGAAGATGCAAAATCCTTTCGGCTATCGCCAATCCAAGCCCGGCCCCGGTCGAGTTCGTGCCGCGAGAATCGTCCAAACGGTAAAAAGGTTTGAAGATTTGCGTAAGCTCAGCCTCTGGTACGCCTGTACCGCGATCTCGCACGACGATGATCGCTTCGTGTGCGTCTATCACCGGATTATCCCGGAGGTTGACTTCAACCACTGTTCCGGCGGCCGTAAACCTGACCGCGTTGCGGAGAACATTTTCAATCGCACTCCGCAGAAGACTGGGATCTCCGAGCACAGTCAGATCTGCCTCCTGAACGATGTCTACACGGCTTCCTCGCTCTTGAGCTTCAAATTCAGCGTCGCTGGCAACGCTCGAAACAAGCTCAGACAGATTCACACGCACCAAATTCTGGAGAGTCGAGGCAGCATCAAGTCTGGCCACTGTCAGCAACCGCCCAATCATCTCATTCAGACGCTGCAGATCGATCTCCATGCGATCCAACGCCGGGTCTTCTCCAGCATGGCGGCGCAGTAGATCCAATGCCACATTCATCCGCGCCAACGGAGAGCGTAGCTCGTGAGAGACGTCATTCAATAATTGCCGTTGGCTGGAGATGAGATTCTCCGTTTTATTCGCCATCCGATTGAAGTCTCGAACAAGATCTCCAAATTCGTCTCGACGCAATTCCAGCGCGGCATCTGCACGGACACTCAATTGTCCCGCTGCGATTTGTTGCGCGGCGGAGCGCAGACGAAGTATTGGCTTGGTCAAATATCGTGTCAGAAAGTAGCACACGAGGCCCGACACAAACAGCGCCAAGCCTGCGCGCAACAAGACGGCCATGGGATTAAAACCAAATGCCGCACCCGGCCCCGCCAGCAACTCGGATGCATAGATATAACTGTGTCCGCTGGAGCCTTGAATCGGGATCGCCATCCTCACCAGGCCTCGCCGCATCTCGTAAGCCTTAGGCTCGCCTGTGACGACAGGAGCGACGATCCTCGAAAACTCCGAGCAGGACTCTCCGGCCAGTGGATTGCCCATCGTGTCGAAGAGGCAGGCGTGAATATGCCCATCTTTGAAGAGTTGCTGCGTATAACGTGTGGCCTCGGTGACGCCTCCCTGTTCCAGCGCTCCTACATCTGCCGCACCAAAATATTTTGTTGTATCCGAGAGGCTCGCCTGCCAATGGGAGGGCACGTTTCGCGGTTGCAGTACAAAAGCCAGCACGAGCGTTATTCCAGTTAAGACCACGGTCGCCCAGAACCAGAGAAATATTTTGACGAACAAGCGCGGCACCTTCAAAGCTCCTCGCCGGAAGAACG
It encodes:
- a CDS encoding ATP-binding protein, with protein sequence MPRLFVKIFLWFWATVVLTGITLVLAFVLQPRNVPSHWQASLSDTTKYFGAADVGALEQGGVTEATRYTQQLFKDGHIHACLFDTMGNPLAGESCSEFSRIVAPVVTGEPKAYEMRRGLVRMAIPIQGSSGHSYIYASELLAGPGAAFGFNPMAVLLRAGLALFVSGLVCYFLTRYLTKPILRLRSAAQQIAAGQLSVRADAALELRRDEFGDLVRDFNRMANKTENLISSQRQLLNDVSHELRSPLARMNVALDLLRRHAGEDPALDRMEIDLQRLNEMIGRLLTVARLDAASTLQNLVRVNLSELVSSVASDAEFEAQERGSRVDIVQEADLTVLGDPSLLRSAIENVLRNAVRFTAAGTVVEVNLRDNPVIDAHEAIIVVRDRGTGVPEAELTQIFKPFYRLDDSRGTNSTGAGLGLAIAERILHLHGGRIRAMNEAGGGLSIEIVLPVHSEMQPEG